The genome window TTCAACTGATCTCCGCTGAAACTGATTGTGGTGGAATTCAAATGTTCGATGCCACCTTGTCCGGGCCCGATGGCGATGAATGTGTAATGTTTGTAAGGAATGTCACCAATTAATGCGGAGGCTTTTTCGACAATCTTTTTGATGTCGGTCATTAATTTGACTTTATCAAACTCACCCAACTTATAACCAATAAACCGGTGCGGAATGCCTTTCACTTTGAATGGAGGCAGTTGTTCGAGGTTTCCGATCAGGAACGGGCTGTCGTATAGAATGTCGAAATCCGGTGCGGAATAGGTGAATTGCTTTTTAGGAATGGAATCCAGGCCAGTTGCTACATTGTGCCAATCCTTGTAGGGAATGATCGCCACTTCTGCCCGCGTATTGATCTTTTGATCCGGATACATGAACATGCTCGCAGGCGTAATGTAGGCATGTGCGCTGTCGAGATAGCTGGTGGCGACGAATTTTCGGGTGGTTTTTACGTCGTAATCGATGGTTAATGTGCTTGCTTTTTTGGTGTAAATCACCCAGCCGGTTTTGCCCGAACGCTTCCAATCTATGGCATTGCCATTGGAACCTTTAACTTTGAACTCATTGACATTAGATGCGTAATCCATTAACTGATAATATCCTGGCGTCCAATCGGGCAATTTTAAAACCAAACTGTCGCCCTTTTCCGGCTCGTAGTTTAATGTTACGTGGAACGTGTGGCTGGATGGATTTTCCATTGACACCGCGTATTTCATCGGCTTTTGGGCAAAAGCGAGGCTGGTTGCTATGGAGAGATAGCAGATTAGTAATTTCATCGGTGTTTTTGAGGTTATCGGCCGACTCCCGCTGCTGTCTTTGCTTTGGGAAGATCTTTTCTTGGAATTTTCTGATCCAATTGCGCGGTGTTATAAACGAATGCGGCGACAACGACGGCCATTTGTTTTAGATCATCCATGACAAGTCGCTCGTACGTGTCCATATTGGTGTGGTGCGTGCGGGAGCCGTATTCAATGCCGTCCTGAATAAATTGGAAACCGGGCAAACCCAAAGCATCGAAGCTCTGGTGATCGGTTCCGCCGGTATTGCGGGAAGTGACGGTTGGGTGATCGATAATGTCGGAAAACGGTGCCAACCATTTTTCAAAAATCGCCCTTGGACCTTCGTTTCCTTGCAGATAAATTCCACGAATGCGGCCTGTGCCGTTATCAATGTTATAATAAGCAGAAAGCTTCTCGTGTGCCGGCAGCAATTTAATGCTCTGCGGATCGCCAAACGTGTTTTTTACATAAGCACGCGAGCCATGCAACCCTTGTTCCTCACCCGACCAAAGCGCAATGCGTATGGTTCTTTTGGGTTTCAAGCCGGATGCCTGCAAAATCCGCACCGCTTCAAGCATGACGGTGCAACCCGCCGCATTATCCGTCGCGCCAGTCGCTGAATGCCATGAATCCAGGTGCCCGCCGAGCATAACCACTTCGTCTTTCAGCTTGGGATCTGCGCCGGGAATTTCGGCGATTACATTGCCGGTTGTAAGTTTTTTGTCAAAAAATGAAGTCTTTGATTCAGCTTCTAATGTTACAGGAATGCCGCTTTCAATGAGTCTTGCCACCAGTCCTGCGTGTTCGGGAGCCATTTCAAATGCGGGCCCGGCTAAGGGTGCATCGCCTTTGTAAGATGCGCCGTTGCTGGTGAAAAATGTGCCATGCTTTCCCGATCTACCTGCGAGTTCGAGGCTGATATTCTGGGCTTTCATGGTGCTGTCTACCCGGCTGCGGAAACTGCGCATGGTGCGCATGCGTTCGGCTTGTTCGGGTGTGAAGTTACTCTGCCCAAATGGCTGTGAGTTGGTCATTTTGTCCAAATCCTCCGTGGTGTAACGCACGGCATCGGGCTTGAATGATGGATCAGTGTCGGCATTGCCTTTTACCAAAACGATCTTTCCCGTCAGTTTTCCATCCGCATATTTTTTTAGATCTTCTTCATTCTGAATGTTTACAACCACAACCTCACCTGTTATGGGCCCTTTTGTGCCAGAAGTCCAGGCCTTGGGAATGGCTATAAATGGCATATAATAAGGCTTGGTCATGGCCAGATAACTTTTTTCAACCTGCCAACCTTTTCCAAATTCGCCCCAATCTTCAATGCGAGAGTTCTGCAAACCCCACTTTTTCAGCTCACTCACCGACCATTCCGCAGCTCTCTGGAAGCCGGGAGAATTGGTAAGACGCGGGCCGGAAACATCAGTCAGCTGATGAGCGATTTCTTTGACTTTGGAATTCTCCATGCCCTCCTTCCGGATTTTGGCAATGGCAGCCTGATCAACTTCCTGAGCAAAAAGAAGCCCTGGACAGAATAGCAATGAATAAAATATCTTTTTCATAGGAGCTGATTATCTTTTTGCCGGGGGCTTAAGCCCCCGGCAATGAATTGAGATAGAATTCTTTAATTTATTTTTTCAATTCCTGATTTCTCTTTTGCCGGGGGCTTAAGCCCCCGGCAATCAATTGAGATAGATTCTTTAATTTATTTTTCTTCAATTTCTTGATTTCTCTTTTGCCGGGGGCTTAAGCCCCCGGCAAGCTATTAGAATTAGAATACAGAGCTTAGATTCCTTTCAATTCTAGCAATCTTAAATTCTAAGCCTTAATCTCTTTTCTAGCAATAATATAATAAACCGGAATGCCCAGCAGCACAATGATCAATCCTGGCCAGGTGTATTCTGGCTTGTAAATAATGAGCAGAATGCAGAATGCCAACCCCATTATAATGTAAATGATTGGCAAAAATGGATAGCCAAATGCTTTGTAAGGCCTCTCCGCATCCGGTCTTTTTTTCCTTAGGATGAAAATCCCGACGATGGTTAGCATGTAAAACACGACCACTACAAACGAGATCATATCCAGCAGGTTACCATATTTTCCGCTCAAGGCCCAGAGCGATGCGATTACACACTGGATCCAAAGGCCGAATTCCGGAACTGAATTCTTGTTAAGTTGTCCTACTTTGCTGAAAAACAGCCCGTCTTTGGCCATTGAATAGTAAACCCGCGCGCCGGACATAATCAGACCGTTATTACAACCGAATGTTGAAATCATGATCATTACTGCAATAATGATCGTTCCCGAAGTGCCGAAAATGACGTGGGAAGCGGTTACAGCAACGCGGTCCTTGTCCGAAGCTGCGATTTCCTGCAAGGATAGCACGCCAGTGTACATGACATTGGTTAGCAAATAAATCACCGTCACAATGATGGTTCCTAATGCAAGGCTTAGCCCGATATTACGCTGCGGATTCTTGATTTCTCCCGCGATGAAAGTTACATTATTCCAGGAATCACTACTAAAAATGGAGCCGACCATGGATGCTGCGATGGCGCCGAAAGCGGCGATAGTTGTATAAGAAGCAATGCTTCCGTCTACATTCAATTTGTGCATGTCCCACATTGTGGCTGAGTCCCAGTTGGCGGCCCAGACCTCTGGTTTCATAAAAAGCAAGCCAAAAACGATCAGACCTAAAAGGCTTAAAAGCTTCGTTAATGTGAATGTGGTCTGGATAATTTTGCCACTGTTGACGCCGCGTGTATTGATGAACGTTAACAGCACAATGACGACAATGGACAGTAATTGGGCGGGCGTTATTTGTAAAAATCCGAGATCGATGGCGACAATATCTTCGCTGAATTGAGGCAATAAATATGCTGTAAATTTGGCAAAAGCAACGGCAACGGCTGCGATGGTGGCGGTTTGTATCACGGTGAAAAAGCTCCAACCGTACAGGAAGCTGATCAGCGGATTATAGGCTTCTTTGAGATAAATATACTGGCCGCCGGCTTTTGGAAACATCGCGCTTAACTCGCCGTAACTCAATGCTGCCGTGAGCGTCATAAAACCGGTGATTAACCACACAAACATGAGCCAGCCCACGCTCCCGGTGTTGCGCGTAATGTCTGCGCTGACAATGAAAATCCCCGATCCGATCATACTGCCGGCAACGAGCATGGTTGCGTCTACAAGACCTAATGAGGGTTTAAATGCGGTTTTTTCCGGGACGGATTCTACTGACATAAAAGATTTTTGGGTTAGAAAAGGCAGGTTTCAAGTCTTAAAGTACGCTTTTATTTGAAACTATAAAATTTCCACTTTGTTTTAAAATCGCGCGTTACGGGTTGATTGATCAATGTGGCCCTTACCATCTCAATGGGCATATTATTTTCCTTCATAATGGCGTCGTGGAAATCCTTGTATGTCATTTTGCCGCTGTCGACCAGTTCGTTTTTCAGGCTCAGGATCTGCAAGCCGCCGATGAGATAAGCCACCTGGTAAAGCGGACTGTAACTTCCTTCAAATGACCGGCGCACTTCGCCTTCCGCATTGGCACGTTCGTGACCGACTCTATCCACCAGAAAGTCAATGCATTGCTGCGGGCCCCATTTGCCCAAATGATAATTGAGCGAGAAAATAATCCGTGCGCAACGGTGCATCCGCCAGAACAACATCCCGATCCGCTCCTCGGGCGTTTTGGCAAAACCCTTGTCATACAGCAGCAATTCCCAGTAAAGCGACCAGCCTTCCGTCCAAAACGGCGTCCTGAATTCGCTGCGGTAAGCCTTGTAACGGCTGTTCATATAATATTGCAAATGATGCCCCGGCACAAGCTCGTGATGAACCGTCGCCCGGGAAAAATAAGGATTGTTGCCGCGCATGCTCATGAGCTTATCTTCGTGCTGCATGGTGTTGGTGGGATAGGAAACGATAATGTCGCGGCCGCCCAGGAAGAATGGGTTAATGAGCTGTCGTTCAGGCGTCATCATTTGCATTCCCCAGGTTTCGTCGGCGATTTCTGGATAATCGATCAGGTTGTTGGCGGTGATGAATGTTTTGGCGTCGTCGTAAAGTTTTAGGATCAGTTCGGGCTGGTTTCCGGCTTTTACGTAGCTGTTTTTGACCTTTTCCTGCGCCTTTTTCCAATCGTTTCCAAAACCCATTTCCTGCGATGCTTTCAGCAATTCCTTATCGCACCACGCAAATTCTTTGTTGGCAAGCTCTATCAATTCGTCCGGCGTGTAACTGATCATTTCTGCATCAAGCTGGCGAATCAGCTCTTCGCGGCCGATGGGAACGCCCTTAATGCCGCTGTTGTCGTCCTTTTGCGTTGTGCTCAGCTTGCCTTTGCTTTTGATTGTTTTGGCATAAGTATTCAAAGCGCTGTCCAATGCTTCGTAAGGCTCTGGAACCCACCATGTAAACATCGGATCATAACCTTTGTAAAACTCATAAGTGCTCTTCAACCTGGATTTTAATCCAGTTATCGCCTCTTCGCCGCGTTCTGCAAGAGGCATTTCAATGCTTTCTGTTTTTTTGAATGCGTCGAACGCTGTTTTAACTTCTTTTAAAATATCATTCAGCTGACTCGCAACTGCTTGTCCGTCAACGGTTGCGCCACGTCTCCGGCTTTTTTCCAATGCATAAATTTTGTCCGCAAACGGAAAATAGATTTTCACCGCATTATATTCTTTTTCTTCTTTCAATAATGTCAGCAAATCGTCCTCAATGCTTCTTTTGAGCAAAATATAATCCACTTTTCCATAAATGCTCATGGCATTGAAATCGAGTTTGGCAAGCTGATCCAGATAATTCTGATCCACTTCGCGAAGGCGCTCCCGCTGTTCGGGCGAATTCAGGACACTGCTTGGCGCTCCGAAGCCGCCTCGTCCGCGCTCCATAGGCGAGTAAAAAGAGCGGATCGCTCGGGTGTCTTGGCCGTATTGAATGATGAGCCCGGCTGTTTCGCTCGTTTGTTCGTAAAGGTTAAATTTGCTTTGGGCAAAAGCTTTTGGAATAAAAATGGCTGCGCTTATCAGGAAAATAAGGCACAAGAAAGTTCTGTGGTTGAAAAGTTTCATCCAGGTCTGATTAAGGTTTATACTTCGGCTTCGCTCAGTATGACAGTCGGCTTTGCTCAGCAATAACATTTCGGCTTCGCTCAGTATGACATTTAGACTTCGCTCAATGGGACAGTTCTGTATGAAGTCTCTTATTAAACAAAAAACCCGGACAGTTCCGGGTCAATTATATCGTTCAGGATTGTAAAGTTTGATGTCGGCCGACAATGCAGATTCGTTGGCCAGTTCCGCCACCATTTTGCCAGTTGCCGGTCCGAGACTGATGCCCATCATGCCATGACCACCGGCGACGATGAGGTTTTTCAGTTTTTTGCTGTAACCCAGATAAGGCAGCCCATCCGGCGAGCAAGGCCGGAAACCATACCAGATCCTTTCCTTGCCCGGAACAGCCACATTCAGCTCCGGATAATATTGCGGAATGGAGTTTACGATCCCTTCTACGCGATTCATATTAATGTTGTCGTTCACCGCTGCAAGCTCCATGGTGCCGCCGAATCGCACTTGTCCGTTCATCGGCGTAACCGCAACGCGGGCTTCGATCAGCAATGCGGGATGTTCAATTTTATGCTCAGCATTCGGCTCCATGAAGGAATAACCCTTTCCAGGCATGACAGGAATTGACAAACCTGCCAACTTCGAAAGCTCGGGAAGCCACGTTCCGCCGGTCATGATCACGAGGTCGCCTTCCACCGTTTTGGTTTCGGTTTGAACGCCTTTTATTTCTCCGTTTTTTATATCAAAACCCTTAACCTTTGCATTTAAAATCAACTCCGCGCCTTGTGCTTTAATGTATTTCAAAAGCTGCGAAAACAATGCGGTCGGGTATAAATGTGCGTCGCAATGATAATGCACTGCGCCTATCACGTCCAGCTGAATGTTGGGTTCGATCGCCTGAACTTGCTCCTTAGTAAGCATTTCAATGTCCAAACCGAGCTTTTGACCGTCCTTCGCCACGTGGATTTCTTCTTCTCCGGCTTTCTCGGTTTTGTAAAGCATCAGAATGCCTTTTTCTTCCAGTCCAAATTCAAAACCTTCTTCTTTGGCCAGATCTTCGTAAAGCTGCTTGCTTAGCAAATGGTAATCACGCAAATGAGGCGCGGCGCGTTCCACATTGGCAGGCGTGGCGCTTTTCATGAATTTTAAACCCCATGAAACCAGTGACCAGTCGAGCGAAGGTTTTACGTAAAACGGACTGCGGCTGTCGAACATCCATTTGATGCCTTTGGAGATCATGCCAGGAGCAGCCAGCGGAATAAAATGACTTGGAACGATCATTCCAGCATTGCCTTGCGAACAATTATCCGCCAGATCGCCCTTATCAATCAACGTCACTTTCCAGCCACTTTTTAACAAATAGTAAGCCGAAGTCAACCCCATAATCCCGCCACCGATTATCGTGGCGCTTCCCTTTTTAGTGACTTGCATATTGTTTACTTCGGCTTTCGGCAATCAGCCGTCAGCATTTTTATAATATATGTTAACCTAAAATTCGATTGCCGATTGCCGACCGCCGAATGCATCAAATAACCTGAAACCCAAATGCATATGGATCTTCCTCGTCGTCGATGATGATTGTATTGTAACCCGTCACAACCGCCCAGCCTTCAATGCCGGGGATGATCGCGGGCTTGTCTCCTATTGTCACTTCGTCTTCAACCGTTCCGGTGAATTTGGAACCGATGATGCTTTCGTGAATAAATTTGTCGCCTTTTTTGAGTTTTCCTTTGGCATGCCATTGTGCCATCCGCGCCGACGTTCCCGTTCCGCAGGGTGATCTGTCAATGGCTTTATCGCCGTAGAAAACTGCATTGCGGGCCGTGGAAGTCTCCTCCAAAACGGCCCCAGCCCAGAGAAAATGGCTTAATCCATTGATATGCTCGTTTTCGGGATGGACGAATTTGTATTTTTCATTCATCCGCTGACGGCAAACGCGGCTCCAACTGATCAGCTGATCGGCGGTGTAATGTTCGAGACCTTTGAAGTTTTCCTGCGGATCCACTATGGCGTAAAAGTTGCCGCCATAAGAAACATCCACTTTCAATGTCCCAAGTTCAGGACATTCCACTTCGAGATTTTCAGCTGCCAAAAATGATTTTATATTGATCAGTTTAACAGATTTCACCCTTTTGCCTTCCTGCACATATTCAACCAAAACCAAACCGGCCGGTGTCTCCAGGCGCAGCTTACCAGGCACTTTTGGAATTACTAATCCTTCTTGAATCGCAATCGTGACGGTGCCAATGGTCCCGTGGCCGCACATTGGGAGGCAGCCGCTGGTTTCAATGTAAAGCACGCCAATGTCATTTTCGGGATCGACGGGCGGATACAGAATGCTCCCGCTCATCATGTCGTGGCCGCGTGGCTCGAACATTAATCCTTTTCTGATCCAGTCAAATTCTTTCAAAAAGTGAAGCCTGCGCTCCATCATGCTATTGCCCTGCAAAAGCGGGCCGCCACCGGCCACCACCCGAACGGGATTCCCGCAAGTATGCGCGTCGATGCAGAAAAACGTTTTTCTCATTACAAAGCCTCCTTCGTTAGCTCATTATTAACAGTCCGCCAGATTCCTAACGGGTTGGCATTTTTCAATTCTTCGGGTAAAAATCCATCCGGCCAGTTCTGAAAGCTCATCGGGCGTACGAAACGCTTGATCGCATCAGAGCCTACGGATGTAAACTGACTGTTGCTTGATGACGGGAACGGTCCGCCGTGGTGCATGGATTTGCAAACTTCGACGCCGGTTGGAAAGTTGTTGAACAGGATCCGGCCGCATTTGTCGGTTACCAATCCGATCAGTTCTTCATTTTCTGCCAGATCTTCGTTCGTTGCCAGCAATGTGGCTGTTAACTGTCCGTGCAGCTTTCCTCCGACAGAAATCACTTCATCAATGTTCTCACATTTGATAATCAATGCGAACGGCCCGAAAACTTCTTCCTGCAATGCATCATTGTTCAGGAATGTTTGTGCGCTTACCGTGGCAACCGTCGCGCCGCCCTGTCCTTCCAAAACTTCCGTTTCCGTGACCGCAAGAATCTCAACGCCTGGTTGCGTGGTTAGTTTTTTGCATCCTTTCTCATAGCTTTCTGCAATGCCTGCGTGCAGCATATGGGAAGGGGCGATTTTTATAATTTCTTCTTCCAATGCATTTTCAAATATTTCCAATGCAGGACTTTCAATGGCGATCACGATGCCCGGATTGGTGCAAAACTGGCCTACTCCCAATGTTAATGAACCCGCATATTGTTTTGCCAATTCAGACGCCGAAGCCTCCAATTTATTTGGCAATAAAAACACAGGGTTAACACTGCCCATTTCGGCAAAAACCGGAATTGGATCAGGCCTTTTTGCAGAAATCTCAGCCAATGCAGTTCCGGCGCGGTAAGAACCTGTAAATCCAACCGCCTTAGTGATCGGGTGGCTTACCAGAAACTGCGATTCCTCATTGGTTTCGAAATATACGTGCGAAAAAGTGCCTTCCGGAAAACCGCTTTTCTTAACGCCCCTAGCGATGGCCTCAGCCATGATCCACGAAGTTTCGGGATGGCCAGGATGCGCTTTCACCACGACCGGACAACCTGCCGCCATGGCGCTGGCCGTGTCACCGCCCGCCGTTGAGAATGCAAATGGGAAATTGCTCGCACCAAAAACAGCTACGGGCCCTAATGCAATGCTCGTTTTACGAATATCAGGCCTAGGAGGCGTTCTTTCAGCGTTCGCTGTGTCAATGCTCGCATCGAGCGGAGCGCCTTTTTCCAATGCATCGGCATAGCTTCTCCATTGAAAAATAGTCCGTGCTTTTTCGCCTGTCAAGCGTGCTTCGGGCAGGTTGGATTCTGCCTTTGCAGTTGCAATGAGCTCAGGACCAACGGCTTCAATCTCGTCTGCAATTGTGCGCATTAATGCCACACGCTGCTGGATCGAGTGTTTTTTTATGATTACAAAAGCTTCGAGAGACTTTTGCAAAATGGCTTCCAGTTGTTCTTTTGAAGTTGTCATGGGCTGGTTAGGATAATTTCTGTTTGTAAAAGTCGCAAAACGAATGCGAATCCAGCTTTAAAGTAAAGCCGGATTGCGCAATGCGACAATGTTATGCAACAGAAACTTCCGAAGACAAATTCAAATAATCAGGCAAAGCAGGCTGGGTTGCAATGGCTTGATCAATGATCGCAAGCACTTTTTCGCGCTCTGCGCCTTCGAGAACCAATCTTGGTGCCCGAACATATTCTGAGCCTATGCCTGCTTTTGTGGCGGCAAGCTTGATATTTTGAACCAGTTTTGGATGAATGTCCAGTTCAAGCAAAGGAAGATACCAACGGTAAACAGCCAATGCTTCTTTGTATAATCCGGCTTTCACCAAATTGAAAATCGCAACGGTTTCTTTCGGGAATGCATCTACCAAACCACCTACAACGCCGTCGCAGCCCAGCATTACTTCTTCCATGATCAATGTATCCACACCGCAGAAAACCTTGAAACGGTCGCCGAAACGGTTATACAGGCGGGTAACATTGCTTACGTCGCGCGTTGATTCTTTAATGGCATGCACATTTGGAACCTTCGCAAGTTCTTCAAACATCGCCAGCGTCACTTCAATTTTATAATCCACCGGATTGTTGTAGATCATCAATGGCAATGATGTGCTTTGCGCGATGGTTTTGAAATAAACAACCGTTTCATGGTCGTCTGCTTTATAACGCATCGGAGGCAACACCATCAGACCGTCTGCACCCGCATCTTCGGCTTCTTTGGCAAGGCTTACCGCTTCGGCAGTCGATTGCTCGGCGATACACACAACGATCGGGAAATCCTGGGCAACAATGCTTTTTGCATATTTTACCAATTCCACTTTTTCCGCTTTTGTCAATGTGCTCGCTTCGCCCAGTGATCCTGAAACGATAGCGCCAGTGACGCCAGCTTCGATCTGCACTTCCAGATTTTTACGGAAAAGATCAAAATCAATGCTGTCGTCTGATTTGAAAGGCGTTAGCAACGCCGGAAATACACCCTGCCAGGATTCCTTGTTCATATATTGATTGTGTTAACTATGAAAGATCTGATTTTTTGTCAAAGTTAATTGTTGGTTACCCGCCAAACATTTCAGGTATTAATCAATAATATACGAATTTTAACATAAAACGAAATCCGGCTTCAAGGTTTGTTTTCTACGAATACGACTTGCGCTCGATCGGCTTTTCTCACCTTTTTCAGGAAGTCGATCCAGGCAGGAAAATCCTTGGCATTGTAGCGCCCGCCGTTCATAACGACCTTCCGGGAGCAAAGGAGCTTGTTGTTTTCCAAAACCGTTTTGGATTCATAAGTGCCAAAAACCGAATTGATGTGAAAAGAAGGCAATGTGGTTTCCAGTTTATAATTCGCCGGAATGACATAAGACACCGTGTCAGAATCGGTAAAGTCGTAGACAGAGCCGGGCAGATAAAAGTCCGTAGTCCGCTCCGAAGTTGCGGGCAATTCAAATCCGCGACTTAGTAATGTTGGTTTAATGAAAAGTCGTGATCCCGTTTTGGTGGCGCAGTTGCGCACATTCAGGGATAATTTCTCGGTAATGGTTGGTTCTGTTTCCCGGCCTTCGAGAAGCTCGAAACGCTGCAAATCCAGACTTGGTAAATTGATCTGGTTCATAAGCCATTTCTTTTGCTCTTCTTTATTCCCGTTGTGAAAAACACTGTTGCGCGATTCCTGCTGCAAGCCTGCATATAATGTATGCACTTCCACTTGTCCGTTTCCTCCTTCGTCCAGGTTCACATTCGCGCGACTTTTCCGTGTGTTTTGATGTGATTTATAAACAGGCGTTTGCACCAGCTTCCCGCCTTCGGGCGTGACAAGCAATGCATAGCGGCTGCCTGTGAATGTGCCCATGAAGTT of Dyadobacter chenhuakuii contains these proteins:
- a CDS encoding 4-hydroxyproline epimerase, producing MRKTFFCIDAHTCGNPVRVVAGGGPLLQGNSMMERRLHFLKEFDWIRKGLMFEPRGHDMMSGSILYPPVDPENDIGVLYIETSGCLPMCGHGTIGTVTIAIQEGLVIPKVPGKLRLETPAGLVLVEYVQEGKRVKSVKLINIKSFLAAENLEVECPELGTLKVDVSYGGNFYAIVDPQENFKGLEHYTADQLISWSRVCRQRMNEKYKFVHPENEHINGLSHFLWAGAVLEETSTARNAVFYGDKAIDRSPCGTGTSARMAQWHAKGKLKKGDKFIHESIIGSKFTGTVEDEVTIGDKPAIIPGIEGWAVVTGYNTIIIDDEEDPYAFGFQVI
- a CDS encoding aldehyde dehydrogenase (NADP(+)), whose amino-acid sequence is MTTSKEQLEAILQKSLEAFVIIKKHSIQQRVALMRTIADEIEAVGPELIATAKAESNLPEARLTGEKARTIFQWRSYADALEKGAPLDASIDTANAERTPPRPDIRKTSIALGPVAVFGASNFPFAFSTAGGDTASAMAAGCPVVVKAHPGHPETSWIMAEAIARGVKKSGFPEGTFSHVYFETNEESQFLVSHPITKAVGFTGSYRAGTALAEISAKRPDPIPVFAEMGSVNPVFLLPNKLEASASELAKQYAGSLTLGVGQFCTNPGIVIAIESPALEIFENALEEEIIKIAPSHMLHAGIAESYEKGCKKLTTQPGVEILAVTETEVLEGQGGATVATVSAQTFLNNDALQEEVFGPFALIIKCENIDEVISVGGKLHGQLTATLLATNEDLAENEELIGLVTDKCGRILFNNFPTGVEVCKSMHHGGPFPSSSNSQFTSVGSDAIKRFVRPMSFQNWPDGFLPEELKNANPLGIWRTVNNELTKEAL
- a CDS encoding dihydrodipicolinate synthase family protein produces the protein MNKESWQGVFPALLTPFKSDDSIDFDLFRKNLEVQIEAGVTGAIVSGSLGEASTLTKAEKVELVKYAKSIVAQDFPIVVCIAEQSTAEAVSLAKEAEDAGADGLMVLPPMRYKADDHETVVYFKTIAQSTSLPLMIYNNPVDYKIEVTLAMFEELAKVPNVHAIKESTRDVSNVTRLYNRFGDRFKVFCGVDTLIMEEVMLGCDGVVGGLVDAFPKETVAIFNLVKAGLYKEALAVYRWYLPLLELDIHPKLVQNIKLAATKAGIGSEYVRAPRLVLEGAEREKVLAIIDQAIATQPALPDYLNLSSEVSVA
- a CDS encoding NAD(P)/FAD-dependent oxidoreductase yields the protein MQVTKKGSATIIGGGIMGLTSAYYLLKSGWKVTLIDKGDLADNCSQGNAGMIVPSHFIPLAAPGMISKGIKWMFDSRSPFYVKPSLDWSLVSWGLKFMKSATPANVERAAPHLRDYHLLSKQLYEDLAKEEGFEFGLEEKGILMLYKTEKAGEEEIHVAKDGQKLGLDIEMLTKEQVQAIEPNIQLDVIGAVHYHCDAHLYPTALFSQLLKYIKAQGAELILNAKVKGFDIKNGEIKGVQTETKTVEGDLVIMTGGTWLPELSKLAGLSIPVMPGKGYSFMEPNAEHKIEHPALLIEARVAVTPMNGQVRFGGTMELAAVNDNINMNRVEGIVNSIPQYYPELNVAVPGKERIWYGFRPCSPDGLPYLGYSKKLKNLIVAGGHGMMGISLGPATGKMVAELANESALSADIKLYNPERYN
- a CDS encoding DUF885 family protein — its product is MKLFNHRTFLCLIFLISAAIFIPKAFAQSKFNLYEQTSETAGLIIQYGQDTRAIRSFYSPMERGRGGFGAPSSVLNSPEQRERLREVDQNYLDQLAKLDFNAMSIYGKVDYILLKRSIEDDLLTLLKEEKEYNAVKIYFPFADKIYALEKSRRRGATVDGQAVASQLNDILKEVKTAFDAFKKTESIEMPLAERGEEAITGLKSRLKSTYEFYKGYDPMFTWWVPEPYEALDSALNTYAKTIKSKGKLSTTQKDDNSGIKGVPIGREELIRQLDAEMISYTPDELIELANKEFAWCDKELLKASQEMGFGNDWKKAQEKVKNSYVKAGNQPELILKLYDDAKTFITANNLIDYPEIADETWGMQMMTPERQLINPFFLGGRDIIVSYPTNTMQHEDKLMSMRGNNPYFSRATVHHELVPGHHLQYYMNSRYKAYRSEFRTPFWTEGWSLYWELLLYDKGFAKTPEERIGMLFWRMHRCARIIFSLNYHLGKWGPQQCIDFLVDRVGHERANAEGEVRRSFEGSYSPLYQVAYLIGGLQILSLKNELVDSGKMTYKDFHDAIMKENNMPIEMVRATLINQPVTRDFKTKWKFYSFK
- a CDS encoding M61 family metallopeptidase, which translates into the protein MKLLICYLSIATSLAFAQKPMKYAVSMENPSSHTFHVTLNYEPEKGDSLVLKLPDWTPGYYQLMDYASNVNEFKVKGSNGNAIDWKRSGKTGWVIYTKKASTLTIDYDVKTTRKFVATSYLDSAHAYITPASMFMYPDQKINTRAEVAIIPYKDWHNVATGLDSIPKKQFTYSAPDFDILYDSPFLIGNLEQLPPFKVKGIPHRFIGYKLGEFDKVKLMTDIKKIVEKASALIGDIPYKHYTFIAIGPGQGGIEHLNSTTISFSGDQLNSRGWDGMLSFITHEYFHHYNVKRIRPIELGPFDYENGSRTNMLWVSEGLTVYYEPIIMKEAGLITTEKMLESYRSHIAEVENKPGRLHQSLAQASAQTWSDGPSGRTGEGADQTISVYRKGPIVGLLFDFAIRHETQNKKSLDDVMRKLYKDFYKSKKRGFTENELRETITKVAGKPLDELFTYIYTTAEPDYKKYFGYAGFDIDTAPKQVVGSDKTEKTFTITPMKNPTKLQKKVFESWSRGMKKTDLLP
- a CDS encoding APC family permease; its protein translation is MSVESVPEKTAFKPSLGLVDATMLVAGSMIGSGIFIVSADITRNTGSVGWLMFVWLITGFMTLTAALSYGELSAMFPKAGGQYIYLKEAYNPLISFLYGWSFFTVIQTATIAAVAVAFAKFTAYLLPQFSEDIVAIDLGFLQITPAQLLSIVVIVLLTFINTRGVNSGKIIQTTFTLTKLLSLLGLIVFGLLFMKPEVWAANWDSATMWDMHKLNVDGSIASYTTIAAFGAIAASMVGSIFSSDSWNNVTFIAGEIKNPQRNIGLSLALGTIIVTVIYLLTNVMYTGVLSLQEIAASDKDRVAVTASHVIFGTSGTIIIAVMIMISTFGCNNGLIMSGARVYYSMAKDGLFFSKVGQLNKNSVPEFGLWIQCVIASLWALSGKYGNLLDMISFVVVVFYMLTIVGIFILRKKRPDAERPYKAFGYPFLPIIYIIMGLAFCILLIIYKPEYTWPGLIIVLLGIPVYYIIARKEIKA
- a CDS encoding M20/M25/M40 family metallo-hydrolase, whose product is MKKIFYSLLFCPGLLFAQEVDQAAIAKIRKEGMENSKVKEIAHQLTDVSGPRLTNSPGFQRAAEWSVSELKKWGLQNSRIEDWGEFGKGWQVEKSYLAMTKPYYMPFIAIPKAWTSGTKGPITGEVVVVNIQNEEDLKKYADGKLTGKIVLVKGNADTDPSFKPDAVRYTTEDLDKMTNSQPFGQSNFTPEQAERMRTMRSFRSRVDSTMKAQNISLELAGRSGKHGTFFTSNGASYKGDAPLAGPAFEMAPEHAGLVARLIESGIPVTLEAESKTSFFDKKLTTGNVIAEIPGADPKLKDEVVMLGGHLDSWHSATGATDNAAGCTVMLEAVRILQASGLKPKRTIRIALWSGEEQGLHGSRAYVKNTFGDPQSIKLLPAHEKLSAYYNIDNGTGRIRGIYLQGNEGPRAIFEKWLAPFSDIIDHPTVTSRNTGGTDHQSFDALGLPGFQFIQDGIEYGSRTHHTNMDTYERLVMDDLKQMAVVVAAFVYNTAQLDQKIPRKDLPKAKTAAGVGR